The proteins below come from a single Corallococcus macrosporus genomic window:
- the yihA gene encoding ribosome biogenesis GTP-binding protein YihA/YsxC: MIKILDARFITTAVELKGLPTDHGAEVAFVGRSNVGKSSMINALTNRRKLVRVSNTPGRTRTLNFFDVDLDRDGVRHTVRLADLPGYGFAKASKADKAQWQEMITTYLKNRHRLEVVVSIIDAEVGPTPEDMQTLDYLQEHNRRILVVATKVDRLTKAQRKPRLHKLADQLELPREAVIPFSSTEKLGVEEVWGTLLDTFGKATRV; this comes from the coding sequence TTGATCAAGATCCTCGACGCCCGCTTCATCACCACCGCCGTGGAGCTCAAGGGGCTGCCCACGGACCACGGCGCGGAGGTGGCCTTCGTCGGCCGCTCCAACGTCGGCAAGTCGTCCATGATCAACGCCCTGACGAACCGGCGGAAGCTGGTGCGCGTGTCCAACACGCCGGGGCGCACCCGCACGCTCAACTTCTTCGACGTGGACCTGGACCGCGACGGCGTGCGCCACACGGTGCGCCTGGCGGACCTGCCCGGCTACGGCTTCGCCAAGGCGAGCAAGGCGGACAAGGCCCAGTGGCAGGAGATGATCACCACCTACCTCAAGAACCGGCACCGGCTGGAGGTGGTGGTGAGCATCATCGACGCGGAGGTGGGGCCCACGCCGGAGGACATGCAGACGCTGGACTACCTCCAGGAGCACAACCGCCGCATCCTCGTCGTGGCCACCAAGGTGGACCGGCTGACGAAGGCGCAGCGCAAGCCCCGGCTGCACAAGCTGGCGGACCAGCTGGAGCTGCCCCGCGAGGCGGTCATCCCGTTCTCCTCCACGGAGAAGCTGGGCGTGGAGGAGGTCTGGGGCACGCTGCTGGACACCTTCGGCAAGGCCACCCGCGTCTGA
- a CDS encoding DUF6178 family protein has product MSQNGKTNGGVSPLAPREERQRLMRLSPRQRVAALFDAEDTAALVRSLPAEDLYVTIQEVGLADTTELVQLASPAQFRTFVDLGGWAKDKLEPHAVLTWLRAARGDEQEDFLRKVHAVDLEVVETLLKEFTVVHDLEENPDVNPQGVTLETPEGRYLVELKVEGVEMSAMRALLNDLIAENPFEAVRLFEAVRWEIPSELEETAFQFRRARLSDLGFPSLEEALSLFSRVDVPPRPTGTGTPALTAPGHHVDYLEAAFRDLSDVERMNAEDELREVANAVLVAELGDPGDLDAVRRVGEWVRDYLSLGLEHLTGADPAKAPEVLRDTPLRRVFQVGFTLTLQLKYRADRLFKAPFVKLDDVPLVLPEEAAALEALRRKRPRRALRVPGAEAVPFRSLREVAASEVLLARAEAQVAALGALLGGNEDAARTVLARFGVSLDVLGVERLWAAGVSMAVLEERVDVRPVPLGRTVELGQRLFEGTPESPRLRASAAERAVAALAPSVPEAAREELRRVVNVTLARLLSELGPAWLREGRLDVIASAVLPMESAPVP; this is encoded by the coding sequence GTGTCCCAGAACGGCAAGACGAACGGTGGTGTTTCGCCCCTCGCGCCCCGCGAGGAGCGTCAGCGGTTGATGCGGCTGTCCCCGCGCCAGCGGGTGGCGGCGCTCTTCGACGCGGAGGACACGGCCGCGCTGGTGCGCTCGCTGCCGGCGGAGGACCTCTACGTCACCATCCAAGAGGTGGGGCTGGCGGACACGACGGAGCTCGTGCAGCTGGCCTCCCCCGCGCAGTTCCGCACCTTCGTGGACCTGGGTGGCTGGGCGAAGGACAAGCTGGAGCCGCACGCCGTCCTCACCTGGCTGCGCGCCGCCCGCGGCGACGAGCAGGAGGACTTCCTGCGCAAGGTGCACGCGGTGGACCTGGAGGTGGTGGAGACGCTCCTCAAGGAGTTCACCGTCGTCCACGACCTGGAGGAGAACCCGGACGTCAACCCGCAGGGCGTGACGCTGGAGACCCCGGAGGGCCGCTACCTGGTGGAGCTGAAGGTGGAGGGCGTGGAGATGTCCGCCATGCGCGCGCTCCTCAACGACCTCATCGCGGAGAACCCCTTCGAGGCGGTGCGCCTCTTCGAAGCGGTGCGCTGGGAGATTCCCTCCGAACTGGAGGAGACCGCGTTCCAGTTCCGCCGCGCGCGCCTGTCCGACCTGGGCTTCCCCTCGCTGGAGGAGGCCCTGTCCCTCTTCAGCCGCGTGGACGTGCCGCCGCGCCCCACGGGCACCGGGACGCCCGCGCTCACCGCCCCGGGCCACCACGTGGACTACCTGGAGGCGGCCTTCCGGGACCTGTCCGACGTGGAGCGGATGAACGCGGAGGACGAGCTGCGCGAGGTGGCCAACGCGGTGCTCGTCGCGGAGCTGGGGGACCCGGGCGACCTGGACGCCGTGCGCCGCGTGGGTGAATGGGTGCGCGACTACCTGTCGCTGGGCCTGGAGCACCTGACGGGCGCCGACCCCGCGAAGGCGCCGGAGGTGCTGCGCGACACGCCCCTGCGCCGCGTCTTCCAGGTGGGCTTCACGCTGACGCTCCAGCTCAAGTACCGCGCGGACCGCCTCTTCAAGGCGCCCTTCGTGAAGCTGGACGACGTGCCGCTGGTGCTCCCGGAGGAGGCCGCCGCGCTGGAGGCCCTGCGCCGCAAGCGTCCCCGCCGGGCCCTGCGCGTCCCCGGCGCGGAGGCCGTGCCGTTCCGCTCGCTGCGGGAGGTGGCCGCCTCGGAGGTGCTGCTCGCGCGCGCGGAAGCGCAGGTGGCGGCGCTGGGCGCGCTTTTGGGGGGCAACGAGGACGCGGCGCGCACGGTGCTGGCGCGCTTCGGCGTGTCGCTGGACGTGCTGGGCGTGGAGCGGCTGTGGGCGGCGGGCGTGTCCATGGCCGTGCTGGAGGAGCGCGTGGACGTGCGGCCCGTGCCGCTGGGGCGCACGGTGGAGCTGGGGCAGCGCCTCTTCGAGGGCACCCCGGAGTCCCCGCGCCTGAGGGCGAGCGCGGCGGAGCGCGCGGTGGCGGCGCTGGCGCCCTCGGTGCCGGAGGCGGCGCGCGAGGAGCTGCGTCGGGTGGTGAACGTCACGCTGGCGCGGCTGCTGTCGGAGCTGGGCCCGGCGTGGCTGCGCGAGGGGCGCCTGGATGTGATCGCCTCCGCGGTGCTACCGATGGAGAGCGCGCCGGTCCCGTAG
- a CDS encoding glycosyltransferase, whose product MRREDARMGQEPLRLVQFTRSFHIGGTEVQVLELLRGLPSSYQLQVSVLESEGPLMESVWKLGHAPEVFSLEGSLLKANTLLQIHRMSRWFKANRVQLVHVHDFYSSILAVPAAKLAGAKVIVGRLDLSHWQGKARRMLHARMTRMADHVVANAEAIRQLLIQEEGLPASRISVIHNGLDLQRFDARAAEGLKDAIPDTGGVPTVIHVANMNHPVKRQEDLLLAIAMLRHEGTKLNAWLVGDGPRRPELEKLAQELGVADAVHFLGHRRDVPALYGQATFGVLCSTAEGMSNAVMEGMAAGLPMVVTRVGGNPDLITDGERGLVVEPERPAQLAQAFRRLLANPQEARKMGKAARGFVARELSLEKLVRRHDALYRQVAGLPPL is encoded by the coding sequence ATGCGGCGTGAGGATGCGCGGATGGGGCAGGAGCCCCTCCGCCTGGTGCAGTTCACCCGGTCGTTCCACATTGGCGGCACCGAGGTCCAGGTGCTGGAGCTGCTGCGAGGCCTGCCCTCCAGCTACCAGTTGCAGGTGTCGGTGCTGGAGAGCGAAGGGCCGCTGATGGAGTCGGTCTGGAAGCTGGGCCACGCGCCGGAGGTGTTCTCCCTCGAGGGGTCCCTGCTGAAGGCCAACACGCTGCTGCAGATCCACCGGATGTCCCGCTGGTTCAAGGCCAACCGCGTGCAGCTGGTGCACGTGCACGACTTCTACTCCAGCATCCTCGCGGTGCCGGCCGCGAAGCTCGCGGGCGCGAAGGTCATCGTCGGCCGGCTGGACCTGTCCCACTGGCAGGGCAAGGCCCGCCGCATGCTGCACGCGCGGATGACGCGCATGGCGGACCACGTCGTCGCCAACGCGGAGGCCATCCGCCAGCTGCTCATCCAGGAAGAGGGGCTGCCCGCCTCGCGCATCTCCGTCATCCACAACGGCCTGGACCTCCAGCGCTTCGACGCGCGCGCGGCGGAGGGGCTCAAGGACGCGATTCCGGACACGGGGGGCGTGCCCACCGTGATCCACGTCGCCAACATGAACCACCCCGTGAAGCGGCAGGAGGACCTGCTCCTCGCGATTGCCATGCTGCGTCATGAGGGAACGAAGCTGAACGCCTGGCTCGTGGGAGACGGTCCGCGCCGGCCGGAGCTGGAGAAGCTGGCGCAGGAGCTGGGGGTGGCGGACGCGGTGCACTTCCTGGGGCACCGCCGCGACGTCCCGGCCCTCTACGGGCAGGCGACTTTTGGCGTCCTGTGCTCCACCGCGGAGGGCATGTCCAACGCCGTGATGGAGGGCATGGCGGCCGGGCTGCCCATGGTGGTGACGCGGGTGGGCGGCAATCCGGACCTCATCACGGACGGCGAGCGCGGCCTGGTGGTGGAGCCGGAGCGGCCCGCCCAGCTGGCCCAGGCCTTCCGCCGGCTGCTGGCCAACCCCCAGGAGGCCCGGAAGATGGGCAAGGCCGCCCGGGGCTTCGTCGCCCGGGAGCTGTCCCTGGAGAAGCTGGTGCGGCGGCATGATGCGCTGTACCGCCAGGTGGCAGGGCTGCCGCCCCTCTGA
- a CDS encoding SDR family oxidoreductase produces the protein MKTWFITGASSGIGRILTEQLLAQGHRVAATLRRTEVLDALKAKHGERLWVARLDVTDAAQVEAVVGRAFTELGRVDVVVSNAGYGVFGAAEETEDAQLRRVLDTNLLGSIHLIRAFIPRLREQGGGHILQVSSEGGQMAYPAFSAYHASKWGIEGYVESVAQEVAPFGIALTLVEPGPTRTNFGDNLVRTRELAVYAPTPVGAVRAALANGSFEINGDADKTARAIIDVAEETPAPRRRTLGSTAYHSVQRALRQRLDELESQREVALSTDCD, from the coding sequence ATGAAAACCTGGTTCATCACGGGCGCGTCCTCGGGCATTGGCCGGATCCTCACGGAACAACTCCTCGCGCAGGGCCACCGCGTGGCCGCGACGCTCCGGCGGACGGAGGTGCTCGACGCCTTGAAGGCGAAGCATGGCGAACGGCTCTGGGTTGCCCGGCTCGACGTGACGGACGCGGCGCAGGTCGAGGCCGTCGTCGGCAGGGCGTTCACGGAGCTGGGGCGGGTTGACGTGGTGGTCAGCAACGCGGGCTACGGCGTGTTTGGCGCGGCGGAGGAGACGGAGGACGCGCAGCTGCGCCGGGTGCTGGACACAAACCTGCTCGGCTCCATCCACCTGATCCGCGCCTTCATCCCGCGCCTGCGGGAGCAGGGGGGCGGCCACATCCTCCAGGTCTCCTCGGAGGGCGGGCAGATGGCCTACCCGGCCTTCAGCGCCTATCACGCGTCGAAGTGGGGCATCGAAGGGTACGTCGAGTCCGTCGCGCAGGAGGTCGCGCCGTTCGGGATTGCCCTCACCCTGGTGGAGCCTGGACCGACGCGGACGAACTTCGGCGACAACCTGGTGAGGACCCGGGAGCTGGCCGTCTACGCACCGACACCGGTCGGAGCGGTGCGCGCGGCCCTGGCGAACGGCTCCTTCGAGATCAACGGGGATGCCGACAAGACCGCGCGGGCCATCATCGACGTGGCCGAGGAGACTCCGGCGCCACGGCGACGGACGCTCGGGAGCACGGCCTACCACTCGGTCCAGCGTGCGTTGCGGCAGCGGCTGGACGAACTGGAGTCGCAGCGCGAGGTCGCGCTGTCCACCGACTGTGACTGA
- a CDS encoding O-antigen ligase family protein codes for MGPGAEGQRRDVLAFYMLAGFAAVMYAVPGEWIPALEPLRLALLTSGLGAGLMVMRRIGKAEPIFFDGARGIALLAFSSLAFCSVAWSVNPEVTRFQGVELLKLTAIYLTLVNVITSAKRLAVVCGAMVLGAIVTSIGVINWYLVGENMVEGFRSRWVGVYADPNHMAMNMVLVVPLAVAFLARKSTPWLFRVLCAVSAVLAVVAIVLSHSRGGFIGLSVAMAMWAIREKRRMQAIVLGTVFVLGLAVFAPKSFWQRNETVTTFHEDASAMGRVYAWQVASRMSLDKPLLGVGAGGFRYAWFQYAPPEAHRAYVAHNIFLDVIGELGWIGLLCFLVFSGGAVGGAVAASADSEMGWLARALSAAVAGYLICDLFSGYILSAHCYVLFGLAASAHRIAQARERALAVGRQPAMSPAPVATWEGSGHAA; via the coding sequence ATGGGACCGGGCGCGGAGGGGCAGCGTCGCGACGTACTGGCGTTCTACATGCTCGCGGGGTTCGCGGCGGTGATGTACGCGGTGCCGGGTGAGTGGATCCCCGCGCTGGAGCCGCTGCGGCTCGCGCTGCTGACGTCAGGGCTGGGCGCGGGTTTGATGGTGATGCGCCGCATTGGCAAGGCGGAGCCCATCTTCTTCGACGGCGCGCGGGGCATCGCGCTGCTGGCGTTCTCGTCGCTGGCGTTCTGCTCGGTGGCGTGGAGCGTGAACCCGGAGGTGACGCGCTTCCAGGGCGTGGAGCTGTTGAAGCTGACGGCCATCTACCTGACGCTCGTCAACGTCATCACCAGCGCGAAGCGGCTGGCGGTGGTGTGCGGCGCCATGGTGCTGGGCGCCATCGTGACGTCCATTGGCGTCATCAACTGGTACCTCGTCGGTGAGAACATGGTGGAGGGCTTCCGCTCGCGCTGGGTCGGCGTGTACGCGGACCCCAACCACATGGCCATGAACATGGTGCTGGTGGTGCCGCTCGCGGTGGCGTTCCTCGCGCGCAAGAGCACCCCGTGGCTGTTCCGCGTGCTGTGCGCGGTGTCCGCGGTGCTGGCGGTGGTGGCCATCGTGCTGTCGCACTCGCGCGGCGGCTTCATCGGTCTGTCGGTGGCGATGGCCATGTGGGCCATCCGCGAGAAGCGCCGCATGCAGGCCATCGTGCTGGGCACCGTGTTCGTGCTGGGCCTGGCGGTGTTCGCGCCCAAGAGCTTCTGGCAGCGCAATGAGACGGTGACGACGTTCCACGAGGACGCGTCCGCCATGGGCCGCGTCTACGCGTGGCAGGTGGCCAGCCGCATGAGCCTGGACAAGCCGCTGCTGGGCGTGGGCGCGGGCGGCTTCCGCTACGCCTGGTTCCAGTACGCGCCGCCGGAGGCGCACCGCGCCTACGTGGCGCACAACATCTTCCTCGACGTCATCGGGGAGCTCGGGTGGATTGGCCTCCTGTGCTTCCTGGTGTTCTCGGGCGGGGCCGTGGGCGGGGCGGTGGCCGCGTCGGCGGACTCGGAAATGGGGTGGCTCGCCAGAGCGCTCTCCGCGGCGGTGGCGGGCTACCTCATCTGTGACTTGTTCTCGGGCTACATCCTGTCCGCGCACTGCTACGTGCTCTTCGGCCTGGCCGCGAGCGCGCACCGCATCGCGCAGGCACGGGAGCGCGCCCTGGCGGTGGGGAGGCAGCCGGCGATGAGTCCCGCGCCGGTGGCCACGTGGGAGGGGTCTGGGCATGCGGCGTGA
- a CDS encoding LysR family transcriptional regulator produces the protein MNEPRPDVAELTFFTTVASLRSFRKAADELRVSPSTLSHGVRRLEERMGVRLLNRTTRSVAPTEAGEALLERVLPLLQGLRGALAEVSEGGGPPRGSLRINTNIVGARVLLRDVVPVFRTRCPDVHVDLVIEGRLVDIVAQGFDAGVRLREAIPRDMVAVSFGGDTRFVAVASPKYLERHPAPRTPHDLLKHECIRYRFKSGKLYRWEFERRGQALSIDVNGPLTLNDDDLMVQAAVAGHGIAYVAEPFAQRDIQEGRLVVVLGAWLPQVSGLALYYPGHRQVPPALRAFVSVLKESRAGG, from the coding sequence ATGAATGAACCCCGCCCCGACGTCGCCGAACTGACCTTCTTCACGACGGTCGCCAGCCTCCGCAGCTTCCGGAAGGCGGCGGACGAGCTCCGGGTTTCGCCGTCGACCCTGAGCCATGGGGTCCGCAGGCTCGAGGAGCGCATGGGGGTCCGCCTGCTCAACCGCACCACGCGGAGTGTCGCCCCCACGGAGGCTGGCGAAGCCCTGCTGGAGCGGGTGCTTCCCCTGCTTCAGGGCCTCCGGGGTGCGCTCGCGGAGGTCTCCGAAGGGGGCGGTCCACCGCGCGGCTCACTGCGGATCAACACGAACATCGTCGGAGCCCGGGTCCTGCTGCGTGACGTGGTCCCGGTGTTCCGCACGCGCTGCCCGGACGTCCATGTCGACCTGGTCATCGAGGGCCGCCTCGTGGACATCGTGGCCCAGGGATTCGACGCCGGGGTCCGGCTGAGAGAGGCCATTCCCCGGGACATGGTCGCCGTGAGCTTTGGAGGGGACACCCGGTTCGTCGCGGTCGCGTCCCCGAAGTACCTGGAGCGCCACCCGGCCCCCCGGACCCCTCACGACCTCTTGAAGCACGAGTGCATCCGCTACCGGTTCAAGAGCGGCAAGCTCTACCGCTGGGAGTTCGAGCGCCGGGGACAGGCCCTCTCCATCGACGTGAACGGACCGCTCACGCTCAACGACGACGACCTGATGGTGCAGGCCGCGGTCGCCGGACACGGCATCGCGTACGTCGCAGAGCCGTTCGCGCAGCGCGACATCCAGGAAGGGAGGCTCGTCGTGGTGCTCGGCGCCTGGCTGCCCCAGGTCTCCGGGCTCGCCCTCTACTACCCGGGGCACCGGCAGGTGCCCCCGGCCCTGCGCGCCTTCGTCAGCGTGCTCAAGGAGTCACGGGCAGGCGGATGA
- a CDS encoding SDR family oxidoreductase: MSETSTTRNKPGTYFITGYPGFIGKRLVEHIAREDPAGHIYALVQPKAFKEAQALAAKVEGARVELLTGDAVDMHLGLSGEEYQRLCEQVTDIFHLAAVSQLGVPKETAWRVNVDGTRNLLELARDCENLSRFNYFSTCYVSGDRVGVIAEDELDRGQSFRNAYEETKFQAERLVQRAAATLPVTIFRPSSVVGDSRTGEIDRFEGPYYLGILLVTSPLVVPLPLPGNGVAPLNVVPVDFVVQAVWRLSRDARAQGRTFHLVDPNPMSARRVYELIAEKAHKRLPRFNLSARAADVMLRLPVLEKLARPQRAAISYVNHLAIYNCHNTLELLDGTGVRCPPLSSYLDQLVAYVREQYKQRKEGAEVEDPLDHGPLPSHDEAPAPRSRR; encoded by the coding sequence ATGAGCGAGACGTCCACGACGCGGAACAAGCCTGGCACCTACTTCATCACCGGCTACCCGGGGTTCATCGGCAAGCGGCTGGTGGAGCACATCGCGCGGGAGGACCCGGCAGGGCACATCTACGCGCTGGTGCAGCCCAAGGCCTTCAAGGAGGCGCAGGCGCTCGCCGCGAAGGTGGAGGGCGCGCGCGTGGAGCTGCTCACCGGTGACGCGGTGGACATGCACCTGGGCCTGTCCGGCGAGGAGTACCAGCGCCTGTGCGAACAGGTGACGGACATCTTCCACCTGGCCGCCGTCTCGCAGCTGGGCGTGCCCAAGGAGACCGCGTGGCGCGTCAACGTGGACGGCACGCGCAACCTGCTGGAGCTGGCGCGCGACTGCGAGAACCTCTCGCGCTTCAACTACTTCTCCACCTGCTACGTGTCCGGCGACCGCGTGGGCGTCATCGCCGAGGACGAGCTGGACCGGGGCCAGTCCTTCCGCAACGCCTACGAGGAGACGAAGTTCCAGGCGGAGCGGCTGGTGCAGCGCGCGGCGGCCACCCTCCCCGTCACCATCTTCCGGCCGTCCAGCGTGGTGGGTGACTCGCGCACGGGCGAAATCGATCGCTTCGAGGGCCCCTACTACCTGGGCATCCTGCTCGTCACGTCCCCGCTGGTGGTGCCGCTGCCCTTGCCGGGCAACGGCGTCGCGCCGCTCAACGTCGTGCCGGTGGACTTCGTGGTGCAGGCCGTGTGGCGGCTGTCGCGCGACGCGCGGGCCCAGGGGCGCACCTTCCACCTGGTGGACCCCAACCCCATGAGCGCGCGGCGCGTGTACGAGCTCATCGCGGAGAAGGCCCACAAGCGGCTGCCGCGCTTCAACCTGTCCGCGCGCGCCGCGGACGTGATGCTGCGGCTGCCCGTGCTGGAGAAGCTGGCGCGGCCGCAGCGCGCCGCCATCAGCTACGTGAACCACCTGGCCATCTACAACTGCCACAACACGCTGGAGCTGCTCGACGGCACCGGCGTGCGCTGCCCGCCGCTGTCGTCGTATCTGGATCAGCTCGTCGCCTACGTGCGTGAGCAGTACAAGCAGCGCAAGGAAGGCGCGGAGGTGGAGGATCCGCTCGACCACGGACCGCTGCCCTCGCACGACGAAGCGCCGGCGCCGCGCTCGCGGCGCTGA
- a CDS encoding ornithine cyclodeaminase family protein, giving the protein MPTLLLSAKDLRGLYTVELGLEAVERAFLAHGRGDALMPPKVYLSLPKYEGDFRAMPAFLDGAAGVKWVNAHPHNPRKHGLPTVRAVYVLSDPDTASPLAILDGTLLTAWRTGAAGGIASKYLARKKPRTLGLVGCGVQARVLIDAHRALFGELELLMADVSAQAAEALQKEKGGRVVSLQEASGADIVCSATPARAPVVRREWVQAGAHINAMGADAPGKQELDPRLLVDGRVFIDDAEQALHSGEVNVPLHDGLIQAGQLAGTLGEVVAGRKPGRTGNEVTVFDSTGLAVQDVALARALYDVALAKGVGQKFDLVEDA; this is encoded by the coding sequence ATGCCCACCCTCCTCCTCAGCGCGAAGGACCTGCGCGGCCTCTACACCGTCGAGCTCGGTCTGGAAGCCGTCGAGCGTGCGTTCCTGGCCCATGGCCGCGGCGACGCGCTCATGCCCCCCAAGGTGTACCTGTCCCTGCCGAAGTACGAAGGCGACTTCCGCGCCATGCCCGCGTTCCTCGACGGCGCGGCCGGCGTGAAGTGGGTCAACGCCCATCCCCACAACCCGCGCAAGCACGGCCTGCCCACGGTGCGCGCCGTCTACGTCCTCAGCGACCCCGACACCGCGTCCCCGCTGGCCATCCTGGACGGCACGCTGCTGACGGCGTGGCGCACCGGCGCCGCGGGCGGCATCGCGTCCAAGTACCTGGCCCGGAAGAAGCCCCGCACGCTGGGCCTCGTCGGCTGCGGCGTGCAGGCGCGAGTCCTCATCGACGCGCACCGCGCCCTCTTCGGGGAGCTGGAGCTGCTCATGGCGGACGTGTCCGCCCAGGCCGCCGAGGCTCTGCAGAAGGAGAAGGGCGGCCGCGTGGTGAGCCTCCAGGAGGCCTCCGGCGCGGACATCGTCTGCTCCGCCACGCCCGCGCGCGCCCCGGTGGTCCGCCGCGAGTGGGTCCAGGCCGGCGCCCACATCAACGCCATGGGCGCGGACGCCCCCGGCAAGCAGGAGCTGGATCCGCGCCTGCTCGTGGACGGGCGCGTCTTCATCGACGACGCGGAGCAGGCCCTCCACTCCGGCGAGGTGAACGTTCCGCTGCACGACGGCCTCATCCAGGCCGGGCAGCTCGCCGGCACCCTGGGAGAGGTTGTCGCCGGCCGCAAGCCCGGCCGCACCGGCAACGAGGTCACCGTCTTCGACTCCACCGGCCTCGCCGTGCAGGACGTGGCCCTGGCCCGCGCGCTCTACGACGTCGCCCTCGCGAAGGGCGTGGGCCAGAAGTTCGACCTGGTCGAAGACGCCTGA
- a CDS encoding multiheme c-type cytochrome, protein MSSRAFRVFSALLLAVWGGIAGAADFTGPDSCKGCHPEAYDAWMKSKHARATETLAEGQKKDARCLSCHAPDQAEQQLAAVTCETCHGGGQYYSPSYVMKDPELARLVGLVDPSEKQCRTCHDASSPSLRPFDFKEALKAIDHWSAERARKQTRADATPAPTTPAPATAKK, encoded by the coding sequence ATGTCTTCTCGTGCCTTCCGGGTCTTTTCCGCCCTCCTGCTCGCCGTGTGGGGTGGCATCGCTGGCGCCGCGGACTTCACGGGTCCCGACAGCTGCAAGGGCTGCCACCCGGAGGCGTACGACGCGTGGATGAAGTCCAAGCACGCCCGTGCGACGGAGACGCTGGCGGAGGGGCAGAAGAAGGACGCGCGCTGCCTGTCCTGCCACGCGCCGGACCAGGCCGAGCAGCAGCTGGCGGCCGTCACCTGTGAGACGTGCCACGGCGGCGGGCAGTACTACTCGCCGTCCTACGTCATGAAGGACCCGGAGCTGGCGCGGCTGGTGGGGCTGGTGGACCCCTCCGAGAAGCAGTGCCGCACCTGCCATGACGCCTCGTCGCCGTCCCTGCGCCCGTTCGACTTCAAGGAAGCGCTGAAGGCCATCGACCACTGGTCCGCCGAGCGCGCCCGCAAGCAGACCCGCGCGGACGCCACCCCTGCACCCACGACGCCGGCTCCCGCCACGGCGAAGAAGTAA
- the coaE gene encoding dephospho-CoA kinase (Dephospho-CoA kinase (CoaE) performs the final step in coenzyme A biosynthesis.): MHVFGLTGGIASGKSTVSRMLRELGARVLDADVLAREVVEPGTPGLQRIAERFPGVVGPDGRLDRVKLGAHIFANAEERAALNAIVHPEVRALFLQKLQALEAEGITHAVYDVPLLIETGLHQAMAGVAVVWVPRDVQKARLMARDGLDAAQAEARLQAQMALDDKRAHATWVIDNSGTPESTRPQVAAVWRAMLAHG; this comes from the coding sequence GTGCACGTCTTCGGCCTGACGGGCGGCATCGCCTCCGGCAAGAGCACCGTGAGCCGGATGCTGCGGGAGCTGGGCGCGCGCGTGCTGGACGCGGACGTGCTCGCCCGGGAAGTGGTGGAGCCCGGCACGCCCGGCCTCCAGCGCATCGCGGAGCGCTTCCCCGGCGTGGTGGGCCCCGACGGCCGCCTGGACCGGGTGAAGCTGGGCGCGCACATCTTCGCGAACGCCGAGGAGCGGGCCGCCCTCAACGCCATCGTGCACCCGGAGGTGCGCGCCCTCTTCCTCCAAAAGCTCCAGGCGCTGGAGGCCGAAGGCATCACCCACGCCGTCTACGACGTACCGCTCCTGATTGAAACGGGGCTGCACCAGGCGATGGCGGGCGTGGCCGTGGTGTGGGTGCCGCGCGACGTGCAGAAGGCGCGGCTGATGGCGCGCGACGGCCTGGACGCGGCCCAGGCGGAGGCGCGGCTCCAGGCGCAGATGGCGCTGGACGACAAGCGCGCGCACGCGACGTGGGTCATCGACAACAGCGGAACCCCTGAGTCCACCCGTCCCCAGGTAGCGGCGGTGTGGCGGGCGATGCTCGCGCACGGCTGA